In Pseudomonas fluorescens NCIMB 11764, a single window of DNA contains:
- a CDS encoding MFS transporter: MSRVSPRLTLLTASGVCSLIVLDTNIVAVTLPTIARDLGANFADIEWVVSAYMLAFAALLLPAGSIADRFGRQKTLLCGLGLFILASIGCGAAPTALFLDIARAIKGVGAALLLTSALASIGHTFHDEVERAKAWAFWGACMGVAMTAAPTIGGLITEYIGWRWIFYLNLPVGLFLMLMVWRAVPESRDPQSARLDPWGSLAFSASLLCLIWGLIEANRIGWNNPTTYTRMIGGALLLGLFVVIERMQQRPMVDLQLFKHPRFIGALLGMFAYAGCAQVMMTLLPFYLQNGLGFSAIASGLGMLPFALTMLVCPRIGVRLASRFAPATLMATGLTLVGSGNLLSAWAVSSGGYLPFALAIAVTGAGAGLLNGDTQKNIMACVPRERTGMASGMSTTMRFSAIVLAIGVYGALLSSHTEQLLRASLSAQGTQWQDQTQGIASRVVAGDMTAALGLLPETARSLVEPLARQAFVGGFSLLLLIAGLLALLGALVVGTLMRNPILAPSAAAINANA, translated from the coding sequence ATGAGCCGCGTCAGTCCGCGTCTGACGTTGTTGACGGCTTCCGGCGTCTGCTCGCTGATCGTCCTCGACACCAACATCGTCGCCGTCACCCTGCCCACCATTGCCCGGGACCTGGGTGCGAACTTTGCCGATATCGAATGGGTGGTCAGCGCCTACATGCTCGCTTTCGCCGCCCTGCTGTTACCGGCAGGCAGCATCGCCGACCGCTTCGGTCGGCAGAAAACCCTGCTCTGTGGCCTGGGCTTGTTCATTCTCGCGTCCATCGGTTGCGGCGCGGCACCCACGGCGTTGTTCCTCGACATCGCCCGGGCAATCAAAGGCGTCGGTGCGGCGTTGTTGCTGACCTCGGCGCTCGCCTCCATCGGCCACACCTTTCACGATGAGGTTGAGCGGGCGAAAGCCTGGGCGTTCTGGGGCGCGTGCATGGGCGTGGCAATGACCGCTGCGCCGACCATTGGCGGGCTGATTACCGAATACATCGGCTGGCGCTGGATTTTCTACCTCAATTTGCCAGTGGGCCTGTTCCTGATGCTGATGGTCTGGCGCGCGGTGCCGGAATCTCGCGATCCCCAATCCGCACGCCTCGATCCCTGGGGCAGCCTGGCGTTCAGTGCCAGTCTGCTGTGCCTGATCTGGGGCCTGATCGAGGCCAACCGGATCGGTTGGAACAACCCGACCACCTACACCCGAATGATCGGCGGCGCGCTGTTGTTGGGATTGTTTGTCGTGATCGAGCGGATGCAGCAGCGGCCGATGGTTGACCTGCAATTGTTCAAGCACCCACGCTTCATCGGTGCGCTGCTGGGCATGTTTGCCTATGCCGGCTGCGCCCAGGTGATGATGACGTTGCTGCCGTTTTATCTGCAGAACGGCCTGGGTTTCTCGGCCATCGCTTCAGGGCTGGGGATGTTGCCGTTTGCACTGACCATGCTGGTTTGCCCGCGTATCGGCGTGCGCCTGGCCAGCCGTTTTGCCCCGGCGACGTTGATGGCCACCGGTTTGACCCTGGTCGGCAGTGGCAACCTGCTGAGCGCCTGGGCGGTCAGCAGCGGCGGATACCTGCCCTTCGCCCTGGCCATTGCCGTGACGGGCGCCGGTGCCGGGCTGCTCAATGGCGATACACAGAAAAACATCATGGCCTGCGTGCCGCGGGAGCGCACCGGCATGGCGTCGGGCATGAGCACCACCATGCGCTTCAGCGCAATCGTGCTGGCTATCGGCGTGTACGGAGCGTTGCTGTCCAGTCATACCGAGCAATTGCTGCGCGCCAGTCTGTCGGCACAGGGGACGCAATGGCAAGACCAGACCCAGGGCATCGCCTCGCGGGTGGTGGCCGGCGACATGACGGCGGCGCTGGGCCTGCTGCCGGAAACCGCGCGCAGCCTCGTCGAACCGCTGGCCCGGCAGGCGTTCGTCGGCGGCTTCAGTCTCTTGCTGTTGATCGCCGGCTTACTGGCATTGCTGGGAGCGCTGGTGGTGGGCACGCTGATGCGCAATCCGATCCTCGCGCCATCGGCCGCCGCCATTAACGCGAATGCTTGA
- a CDS encoding LysR family transcriptional regulator, whose amino-acid sequence MDIRHFRYFLAVARQGNFTRAAEQLGIAPPTLTRQIQDMENELGTRLFVRQTREVSLTEAGAALVIEAEATVRQFEYAQQNAQRAGRGDIGHIELGYVASAVYSGLLQKQVQAFSRECPDVSLNVRESPMVSLPTMVLEGRFDIGYVRSPMTLPEGLDAIRLDAEGFVLALSSESWLCRLTEIGPEHLQAETFILPEQISGTLQVAAEGGFAPKLGAQPGGLVAVLALVSLGQGVAVVPESVVGHVGLPGVLYRSIKGCEASSWLSLIHRRFEKSAAVVRYIERVKNR is encoded by the coding sequence ATGGATATACGGCATTTCCGCTATTTTCTGGCCGTTGCCCGGCAAGGTAACTTCACGCGCGCCGCCGAACAGCTCGGTATCGCACCGCCGACCCTGACTCGGCAGATCCAGGACATGGAGAACGAACTCGGCACGCGCCTGTTCGTGCGCCAGACACGGGAAGTCAGCCTGACCGAAGCCGGCGCTGCGCTGGTGATCGAAGCTGAAGCGACGGTGCGGCAATTCGAATACGCCCAGCAAAATGCCCAGCGCGCCGGACGCGGGGATATAGGCCATATCGAACTGGGTTACGTGGCCTCGGCGGTGTACTCGGGATTGCTGCAAAAGCAGGTGCAGGCTTTCAGTCGCGAGTGTCCGGACGTCAGCCTGAATGTGCGCGAAAGCCCCATGGTGTCGTTGCCGACGATGGTGCTCGAAGGGCGATTCGACATCGGTTATGTCCGCTCACCCATGACCTTGCCCGAGGGCCTGGACGCCATCCGCCTCGACGCGGAAGGCTTTGTGCTGGCGCTGTCGAGCGAATCCTGGTTGTGCCGTTTGACCGAGATCGGCCCGGAGCATCTGCAGGCCGAGACGTTCATCCTGCCGGAACAGATCAGCGGCACCTTGCAAGTCGCTGCCGAGGGCGGGTTTGCACCGAAACTGGGCGCGCAACCCGGCGGGCTGGTGGCAGTGCTGGCGCTGGTGTCGCTGGGGCAGGGCGTGGCGGTGGTGCCGGAGTCGGTGGTCGGGCATGTCGGTTTGCCTGGCGTGCTGTACCGGTCGATCAAAGGGTGTGAGGCGAGCTCGTGGTTGTCGTTGATTCATCGACGGTTCGAGAAATCAGCGGCGGTGGTGCGGTACATCGAGCGGGTGAAAAACCGCTGA
- a CDS encoding TerC family protein: protein MEWIADPTAWLGLLTLIVLELVLGIDNLVFIAILADKLPPEQRDRARIIGLSLALLMRLGLLASISWLVTLTQPLFEVFDKSFSGRDLIMLFGGVFLLFKATMELHERLEGHVGERSSSTAYAQFWPIVAQIVVLDAVFSLDAVITAVGMVDELAVMMIAVIISIGLMIVASKPLTRFVNAHPTVIMLCLGFLMMIGFALTAEGLGFHIPKGYLYAAIGFSILIEIFNQIARARRKKSMQGLRPMRERTAHAVLRLLGGRKLAAEEVGEEISDLLDNGEAPSEELFDRRERVMISGVLQLAERPIRTLMTVRADVDHIDLSDDAEAIRARLMHSSYSRLPLIRDGAVDEPLGFVHKKELLKEYLSGNEPNLEHLARKTLNLLDSYSILNALEQMRKASTHIAFVVNEFGDFVGVLTMTDILESIAGELPDASEIEGPDVVEEKGGFVVSGALNLARVRQRTGFAAEPTDDYQTLAGLVVSLLDRLPMIGDSHEWEGWHLTVVAVEERRVTRVRLLRIGQ from the coding sequence ATGGAATGGATAGCTGATCCCACCGCGTGGCTGGGCCTGCTGACGTTGATCGTGCTGGAGCTGGTGCTCGGCATCGACAACCTGGTGTTTATCGCGATCCTCGCGGACAAACTGCCCCCCGAGCAACGCGACCGTGCGCGAATCATCGGTTTGTCACTGGCGCTGCTGATGCGCCTGGGCCTGCTGGCAAGTATTTCCTGGCTGGTGACCCTGACCCAGCCGCTGTTCGAAGTGTTCGACAAGAGCTTCTCCGGTCGTGACCTGATCATGTTGTTCGGTGGTGTGTTCCTGTTGTTCAAAGCGACCATGGAATTGCACGAGCGACTCGAAGGTCATGTTGGCGAACGCTCATCCAGTACGGCTTACGCGCAGTTCTGGCCGATCGTCGCGCAGATCGTGGTGCTCGACGCGGTGTTCTCCCTCGACGCGGTGATTACCGCGGTGGGCATGGTCGATGAACTGGCGGTAATGATGATCGCGGTGATCATCTCCATCGGCCTGATGATCGTCGCCAGCAAGCCGCTGACGCGTTTCGTCAACGCACACCCGACGGTCATCATGCTGTGTCTGGGCTTCCTGATGATGATCGGTTTCGCGCTGACCGCTGAAGGCCTGGGCTTCCACATTCCGAAGGGCTACTTGTACGCGGCCATTGGTTTCTCGATCCTGATCGAAATTTTCAACCAGATCGCCCGGGCCCGGCGCAAGAAGTCCATGCAGGGCCTGCGACCCATGCGTGAGCGTACGGCCCACGCTGTGCTGCGTTTGTTGGGCGGTCGCAAGTTGGCGGCGGAAGAGGTGGGCGAGGAGATCTCCGATCTGCTGGACAACGGCGAAGCACCGAGCGAGGAGCTGTTCGATCGCCGCGAGCGCGTGATGATCAGCGGTGTCTTGCAACTGGCCGAGCGTCCGATCCGCACGCTGATGACCGTGCGCGCCGATGTCGATCACATCGACCTGTCCGACGACGCGGAAGCCATCCGTGCACGGCTGATGCATTCGTCCTACTCGCGCCTGCCGCTGATTCGCGATGGTGCGGTGGATGAGCCGCTGGGCTTCGTGCACAAGAAGGAATTGCTCAAGGAATACCTGTCCGGCAACGAGCCAAACCTCGAGCACCTGGCGCGCAAGACCCTCAATTTGCTCGACAGTTATTCGATCCTCAACGCTCTGGAACAGATGCGCAAAGCCTCGACTCACATTGCCTTTGTGGTCAATGAATTCGGTGACTTCGTCGGCGTGCTGACCATGACCGACATTCTCGAATCGATTGCCGGTGAGTTGCCCGATGCCAGCGAAATCGAAGGTCCGGATGTGGTCGAGGAGAAAGGCGGATTCGTGGTCAGCGGCGCGCTGAACCTGGCGCGGGTGCGTCAGCGGACCGGGTTTGCTGCCGAACCTACCGACGACTATCAGACCCTCGCCGGACTGGTGGTGAGTCTGTTGGATCGGCTGCCGATGATTGGCGACAGCCATGAGTGGGAAGGCTGGCATTTGACAGTGGTGGCGGTTGAAGAGCGGCGGGTGACACGGGTTCGGCTGTTGCGGATCGGCCAGTAG
- a CDS encoding transporter substrate-binding domain-containing protein gives MHRRPSLFKACVFLFAASAAAVGVAQAADSKLDSVLARGKLIVGTGSTNAPWHFQGADGKLQGFDIDIGRMVAKGLFNDPSKVEFVVQSSDARIPNLLTDKVDMSCQFITVTASRAQQVAFTLPYYREGVGLLLPANSKYKEIEDLKAANDSVTVAVLQNVYAEELVHQALPKAKVDQYDSVDLMYQAVNSGRADAAATDQSSVKYLMVQNPGRYRSPSYAWSPQTYACAVKRGDQDWLNFVNTTLHEAMTGVEFPTYAASFKQWFGVDLPTPAIGFPVEFK, from the coding sequence ATGCATCGCCGACCTTCCTTGTTTAAAGCGTGTGTTTTTCTCTTTGCGGCTTCGGCTGCTGCCGTGGGCGTTGCCCAGGCGGCGGACAGCAAGCTCGACAGTGTGCTGGCCCGCGGGAAACTGATCGTGGGTACGGGCAGTACCAACGCGCCGTGGCATTTCCAGGGAGCGGATGGCAAGTTGCAGGGTTTTGATATCGATATCGGGCGGATGGTCGCCAAAGGGTTGTTCAACGACCCGAGCAAGGTCGAGTTTGTGGTGCAGTCATCCGATGCGCGGATTCCCAACCTGTTGACCGACAAGGTCGACATGAGCTGCCAGTTCATCACCGTGACCGCCAGCCGTGCGCAACAGGTCGCCTTCACGTTGCCGTACTACCGCGAAGGTGTCGGCCTGCTGTTGCCGGCGAACAGCAAGTACAAGGAAATCGAAGACCTCAAGGCGGCCAATGACAGCGTGACCGTAGCAGTGCTGCAGAACGTGTACGCCGAAGAGCTGGTGCATCAGGCGCTGCCCAAAGCCAAGGTCGATCAGTACGACAGCGTGGACCTGATGTATCAGGCGGTGAACTCCGGCCGTGCCGACGCCGCCGCCACCGATCAGTCGTCGGTGAAATACCTGATGGTGCAGAACCCCGGCCGCTATCGCAGCCCGTCCTACGCCTGGAGCCCGCAAACCTACGCCTGTGCCGTAAAGCGTGGCGATCAGGACTGGCTGAACTTCGTCAACACCACCCTGCATGAAGCCATGACCGGCGTTGAGTTCCCGACTTACGCGGCGTCCTTCAAACAGTGGTTCGGTGTCGATCTGCCTACTCCAGCCATCGGTTTCCCTGTCGAATTCAAATGA
- a CDS encoding amino acid ABC transporter permease, whose amino-acid sequence MNYQLNFAAVWRDFDTLLAGLGLGLELALVSIAIGCVIGLLMAFALLSKHRALRVLASVYVTVIRNTPILVLILLIYFALPSLGIRLDKIPSFIITLSLYAGAYLTEVFRGGLLSIPKGQREAGLAIGLGEWQVKAYVTVPVMLRNVLPALSNNFISLFKDTSLAAAIAVPELTYYARKINVESYRVIETWMVTTALYVAACYLIAMMLRYLEQRLAIRR is encoded by the coding sequence ATGAACTATCAGTTGAACTTTGCCGCCGTGTGGCGCGATTTCGACACCTTGCTGGCGGGGCTCGGTCTGGGCCTTGAGCTGGCGCTGGTGTCGATCGCCATCGGCTGCGTGATCGGCCTGCTGATGGCGTTTGCCTTGCTGTCAAAGCATCGCGCGTTGCGGGTGCTGGCATCGGTGTATGTGACGGTGATCCGCAATACGCCGATTCTGGTGTTGATTCTGTTGATTTACTTCGCCTTGCCGAGTCTCGGCATTCGTCTGGACAAGATCCCGTCGTTCATCATCACCCTGTCGCTGTACGCCGGGGCTTACCTGACCGAAGTGTTCCGTGGCGGCTTGTTGAGCATTCCCAAGGGGCAGCGCGAAGCCGGGTTGGCGATCGGTCTGGGCGAGTGGCAGGTCAAGGCCTACGTCACCGTCCCGGTGATGCTGCGCAATGTGTTGCCGGCGCTGTCGAACAACTTCATTTCGCTGTTCAAGGACACCTCGCTGGCGGCGGCGATTGCCGTGCCGGAGCTGACCTATTACGCGCGCAAGATCAATGTCGAGAGCTACCGGGTGATTGAAACCTGGATGGTCACTACAGCGCTCTATGTTGCGGCCTGTTACCTCATTGCCATGATGCTGCGTTACCTCGAGCAGCGTCTGGCGATCCGCCGATAG
- a CDS encoding amino acid ABC transporter permease, protein MYESPSWLHELWVAREVLWQGFLTSVQVSALAILLGTMVGIVTGLVLTYGKFWMRAPFRFYVDIIRGTPVFVLVLACFYMAPALGWQISAFQAGALGLTLFCGSHVAEIVRGALQALPSGQMEASKAIGLTFFQSLGYVLLPQALRQILPTWVNSSTEIVKASTLLSVIGVAELLLSTQQIIARTFMTLEFYLFAGFLFFVINYAIELLGRHIEKRVALP, encoded by the coding sequence ATGTACGAATCACCCAGTTGGTTGCATGAATTGTGGGTTGCCCGCGAAGTGTTGTGGCAAGGCTTTCTCACCAGTGTGCAGGTGTCGGCCCTGGCGATTTTGCTGGGCACGATGGTCGGCATTGTCACGGGGCTGGTGCTGACCTACGGCAAGTTCTGGATGCGCGCACCGTTCCGTTTCTACGTGGACATCATTCGCGGCACGCCGGTGTTTGTGCTGGTGCTGGCCTGCTTCTACATGGCGCCGGCGCTGGGCTGGCAGATCAGCGCGTTTCAGGCCGGTGCCTTGGGGTTGACGCTGTTCTGCGGTTCCCACGTCGCCGAGATTGTGCGCGGTGCGCTGCAAGCGTTGCCGAGCGGACAGATGGAAGCGAGCAAGGCGATTGGCCTGACGTTTTTCCAATCCCTCGGCTATGTGCTGTTGCCCCAGGCGTTGCGGCAGATCCTGCCGACCTGGGTCAACTCGTCCACCGAGATCGTCAAGGCCTCGACGCTGTTGTCGGTGATCGGCGTCGCCGAGTTGCTGCTCAGCACCCAGCAGATTATCGCCCGGACGTTCATGACCCTCGAGTTTTACCTGTTCGCCGGATTTCTGTTTTTCGTCATCAACTACGCCATCGAATTACTCGGCCGGCACATTGAAAAGCGGGTGGCCTTGCCATGA
- a CDS encoding amino acid ABC transporter ATP-binding protein, with the protein MTQPQVSNAQNGQPLLDIRGLHKKYGQLEVLKGVDLTLQRGNVVTLIGSSGSGKTTLLRCVNMLEEFQGGQIVLDGESIGYDEVNGKRVRHPEKVIARHRAMTGMAFQQFNLFPHLTALQNVTLGLLKVKKLHKDEAVALAEKWLERVGLLERRDHYPGQLSGGQQQRVAIARAIAMNPSLMLFDEVTSALDPELVGEVLSVIKGLAEDGMTMLLVTHEMRFAFEVSDKIVFMNQGRIEEQGPPKELFERPQSPRLAEFLKNTRF; encoded by the coding sequence ATGACTCAACCTCAAGTTTCGAACGCTCAAAACGGGCAGCCCCTGCTGGACATTCGCGGGCTGCACAAAAAGTATGGCCAGCTGGAAGTGCTCAAGGGCGTAGACCTGACCCTGCAGCGCGGCAACGTGGTCACGCTGATCGGTTCCAGCGGTTCGGGCAAGACCACGCTGCTGCGCTGCGTGAACATGCTCGAAGAGTTTCAGGGTGGGCAGATCGTGCTCGATGGCGAGTCCATCGGTTATGACGAGGTCAACGGCAAGCGCGTACGGCACCCGGAAAAAGTCATTGCCCGGCATCGCGCCATGACCGGCATGGCGTTCCAGCAATTCAATCTGTTCCCGCACCTGACAGCCTTGCAGAACGTCACCCTCGGTCTGCTCAAGGTCAAGAAACTGCACAAGGACGAGGCCGTGGCCCTGGCGGAAAAGTGGCTGGAGCGGGTCGGCCTGCTGGAGCGACGTGATCATTATCCCGGTCAGTTGTCTGGCGGTCAGCAACAGCGTGTGGCGATTGCCCGGGCGATCGCGATGAACCCGAGCCTGATGCTGTTCGACGAAGTCACCTCGGCCCTCGACCCGGAGCTGGTGGGCGAAGTGTTGAGCGTGATCAAGGGGCTCGCCGAAGACGGCATGACCATGCTGTTGGTAACCCACGAAATGCGTTTCGCCTTCGAGGTCTCGGACAAGATCGTTTTCATGAATCAGGGGCGGATCGAAGAGCAGGGGCCACCCAAGGAGCTGTTCGAACGCCCGCAATCGCCGCGTCTTGCCGAGTTTCTGAAAAACACTCGGTTCTAA
- a CDS encoding RidA family protein, producing the protein MSITRYGTGSTAAGGQPRPFARAVEADGWLHVSGQVPALDGEIIVGGIVEQTHQAMKNLIAILEEAGYGLEDVVRAGVWLEDPRDFTSFNKVFSEYFKPEHAPARACVQANMMVDCKVEIDCIAYKKKA; encoded by the coding sequence ATGAGCATTACTCGTTACGGCACCGGCAGCACCGCCGCTGGCGGCCAGCCTCGCCCTTTCGCCCGTGCCGTTGAAGCCGATGGTTGGCTGCACGTGTCCGGGCAAGTGCCGGCGCTGGATGGCGAGATCATTGTGGGCGGCATCGTCGAGCAGACTCACCAGGCCATGAAGAACCTGATCGCGATTCTGGAAGAGGCCGGTTATGGCCTGGAAGATGTGGTGCGTGCGGGCGTGTGGCTGGAGGATCCGCGGGATTTCACCAGTTTCAACAAGGTCTTCTCCGAGTACTTCAAACCCGAACACGCTCCGGCCCGTGCCTGTGTGCAGGCGAACATGATGGTGGATTGCAAAGTCGAGATCGACTGCATCGCGTACAAGAAAAAGGCCTGA
- a CDS encoding IclR family transcriptional regulator, whose translation MTEDTIKRRARGLDRAFDILDFLKEIGQPLRPNEIASGIGSPKSTVYELVASLLERRILEPVGKDGHVYLGRQLYFLGQAHLRHFDLTREADHALQEIVSQTHETAQMCLLNGRKYTVALMKEGERHFRISSDIGENAPIPWTASGRLLLAHLSDEEIIDLIDHDDFILPNGERLPLEQFLGEIRQAGIDGFFSFDSVADTFTHCFAAPVKDPNGVAIATLCIVAPRADAKTHYNDYRRVLIDNANRLARRINE comes from the coding sequence ATGACCGAAGACACCATCAAGCGCCGGGCTCGCGGTCTGGACCGGGCGTTCGATATCCTCGATTTCCTCAAGGAAATCGGCCAGCCCCTGCGTCCGAATGAAATCGCCAGCGGCATCGGCAGCCCGAAATCCACGGTCTACGAACTGGTGGCCTCGCTGCTGGAACGGCGGATTCTCGAGCCTGTGGGCAAGGACGGTCACGTCTACCTCGGCCGTCAGCTGTATTTTCTCGGCCAGGCGCATTTGCGCCACTTCGACCTGACCCGCGAGGCCGACCACGCCTTGCAGGAGATCGTCAGCCAGACCCATGAGACCGCGCAGATGTGCCTGCTCAACGGGCGCAAGTACACGGTGGCATTGATGAAAGAGGGCGAGCGGCATTTCCGCATTTCCTCGGACATCGGCGAGAACGCCCCAATCCCGTGGACCGCATCCGGACGCCTGTTGCTGGCGCACCTGAGCGACGAGGAAATCATCGACCTGATCGATCACGACGACTTCATCCTGCCCAACGGCGAGCGCCTGCCGCTGGAGCAGTTTCTCGGTGAAATCCGTCAGGCCGGTATCGACGGGTTTTTCTCGTTCGACAGCGTCGCCGACACCTTTACCCATTGCTTCGCCGCCCCGGTCAAAGACCCGAACGGCGTGGCCATTGCTACCTTGTGCATCGTCGCCCCGCGGGCCGATGCCAAGACACATTACAACGACTATCGCCGGGTGTTGATCGACAACGCCAACCGCCTGGCCCGTCGCATTAACGAATAA
- a CDS encoding amino acid deaminase: MSTAQNTAAVEKGFAQTGAHLVRDVSLPALVLHREALEHNIRWMQAFVSNSGAELAPHGKTSMTPALFRRQLDAGAWGITLASATQTRAAYAHGVRRVLMANQLVGTPNMALIADLLADPTFDFHCMVDHPDNVADLGAYFASRGVRLNVMIEYGVVGGRCGCRTEEEVLALAKAINAQPALALTGIEGYEGVIHGDHAVTGIREFAASLVRLAVQLQDSGAFAIAKPIITASGSAWYDLIAESFEAQNAAGRFLSVLRPGSYVAHDHGIYKEAQCCVLDRRSDLHEGLRPALEVWAHVQSLPEPGFAVIALGKRDVAYDAGLPVPLLRYKAGAVPAKGDDVSACKVTAVMDQHAFMTVAPGVELRVGDIISFGTSHPCLTFDKWRTGCLVDEQLNVIETMETCF, from the coding sequence ATGTCTACTGCCCAAAATACTGCCGCCGTGGAAAAGGGTTTCGCCCAGACCGGTGCCCACCTGGTGCGCGACGTCAGCCTGCCAGCGCTGGTGCTGCATCGCGAGGCGCTGGAACACAACATTCGCTGGATGCAGGCGTTCGTCAGCAATAGCGGCGCCGAACTCGCGCCCCACGGCAAGACCAGCATGACCCCGGCACTGTTTCGCCGCCAACTGGACGCCGGCGCCTGGGGCATCACCCTGGCCAGCGCCACGCAAACCCGTGCGGCGTATGCCCATGGCGTCCGTCGGGTGCTGATGGCGAACCAACTGGTCGGTACGCCGAACATGGCGCTGATCGCTGATTTGCTGGCGGACCCGACGTTCGATTTCCATTGCATGGTCGATCACCCGGACAACGTCGCGGACCTCGGCGCGTATTTCGCTTCGCGCGGCGTACGCCTCAACGTGATGATCGAGTACGGCGTGGTCGGCGGTCGTTGTGGCTGCCGTACGGAAGAGGAAGTGCTCGCGCTGGCCAAAGCCATCAACGCCCAACCGGCATTGGCGTTGACCGGCATTGAAGGCTATGAAGGCGTGATCCATGGTGATCATGCCGTCACCGGCATCCGTGAGTTTGCGGCGTCGTTGGTGCGTCTGGCGGTGCAGTTGCAGGACAGTGGCGCGTTCGCCATTGCCAAGCCGATCATCACCGCGTCGGGTTCAGCCTGGTACGACCTGATTGCCGAATCCTTCGAAGCGCAAAACGCCGCCGGCCGTTTCCTCAGCGTATTGCGCCCCGGCAGCTACGTGGCGCACGACCATGGCATCTATAAAGAAGCGCAATGCTGCGTGCTCGACCGCCGCAGCGATTTGCACGAAGGCCTGCGTCCGGCGCTGGAAGTCTGGGCTCACGTGCAGTCGTTGCCGGAGCCGGGTTTTGCGGTGATCGCTCTGGGCAAGCGCGATGTGGCCTACGACGCCGGTCTGCCGGTGCCGTTGCTGCGTTACAAGGCCGGTGCGGTGCCGGCGAAGGGCGACGATGTCAGCGCCTGCAAGGTGACGGCGGTAATGGACCAGCATGCGTTCATGACGGTGGCGCCAGGTGTTGAGTTGCGGGTGGGCGATATCATTTCGTTCGGGACTTCGCACCCGTGCCTGACGTTCGACAAGTGGCGGACCGGGTGTCTGGTGGATGAGCAGTTGAATGTCATCGAAACCATGGAAACCTGTTTCTAA
- a CDS encoding sugar kinase → MNTINTLGPNAPRIALIGECMIELQQRADGSLQQSFGGDTLNTAVYLSRELGDGGAVDYVTALGDDSFSDAMCQSWADENIGLGRVQRLPGRLPGLYCIQTDAAGERRFLYWRNEAAVRDCFTTPAAAPILAALPDYDVLYFSGITLAVLGVQGRAKLLETLIEARQRDARIVFDNNYRPRLWASIEEARAAYRSVLPYVDLALLTVDDEQALFHFSGCEAVFAAYAQMGTPEVVLKRGAEACLIRCDGESFEVPAHKVERVVDTTAAGDSFSAAYLASRLKGGSPVEAAEAGHRLASRVIQVPGALIPKD, encoded by the coding sequence ATGAACACCATCAACACCCTCGGCCCCAACGCCCCGCGTATCGCCCTGATCGGCGAATGCATGATCGAGCTGCAGCAACGTGCCGACGGCAGTCTGCAACAGAGCTTCGGCGGCGATACCTTGAACACCGCGGTCTACCTGTCCCGCGAACTGGGCGATGGTGGTGCGGTGGATTACGTCACTGCCCTGGGCGATGACAGTTTCAGCGACGCCATGTGCCAGAGCTGGGCCGACGAAAACATCGGTCTGGGCAGGGTCCAGCGCTTGCCCGGCCGCTTGCCCGGGCTGTATTGCATCCAGACCGACGCCGCCGGCGAGCGCCGTTTTCTCTATTGGCGCAACGAAGCCGCGGTCCGTGACTGCTTCACCACCCCGGCGGCGGCCCCCATTCTCGCGGCGTTGCCGGACTACGACGTGCTGTATTTCAGCGGCATCACCCTGGCGGTGCTTGGCGTGCAAGGTCGGGCGAAACTGCTGGAAACCCTGATCGAAGCCCGGCAGCGCGATGCGCGCATTGTGTTCGATAACAATTACCGGCCACGTTTGTGGGCGTCGATCGAGGAGGCTCGGGCGGCTTATCGCAGCGTGTTGCCGTATGTCGACCTCGCGTTGCTGACGGTGGATGACGAGCAGGCGCTGTTCCATTTTTCCGGTTGCGAGGCGGTGTTTGCCGCTTACGCGCAAATGGGCACGCCGGAAGTGGTGCTCAAGCGCGGCGCCGAGGCGTGTCTGATTCGTTGTGACGGCGAGTCGTTCGAGGTGCCGGCGCACAAGGTTGAACGCGTGGTCGATACCACGGCGGCGGGGGATTCGTTCAGTGCGGCGTACCTTGCCAGTCGGCTCAAGGGCGGCAGCCCGGTAGAAGCGGCCGAGGCCGGGCATCGGTTGGCGAGTCGAGTGATTCAGGTGCCGGGGGCGTTGATCCCCAAAGACTGA
- a CDS encoding peptidylprolyl isomerase, which translates to MKAQARHILVKTSEEAEQLKQRIAKGEAFDVLAKKYSTCPSGKRGGDLGEVRPGQMVGVIDAVIFKKPLRVVHGPIKSKFGYHLVQVFYRD; encoded by the coding sequence ATGAAAGCTCAAGCCCGCCATATTCTGGTGAAAACCTCGGAAGAAGCCGAGCAGCTCAAACAACGCATCGCCAAGGGCGAAGCCTTCGATGTGCTGGCCAAGAAATACTCCACCTGCCCGTCCGGCAAGCGCGGCGGTGATCTGGGTGAAGTGCGGCCGGGGCAGATGGTGGGTGTGATTGACGCGGTGATCTTCAAGAAACCGCTGCGGGTGGTGCACGGACCGATCAAGAGCAAGTTCGGGTATCACCTGGTACAGGTGTTTTACCGGGATTGA